Genomic DNA from Streptomyces sp. NBC_01571:
CTGGGCGCCGATCGGATCGTCCCCCGGGGAGCCGGTATCGCGGGGCGTGTCCGCGAGGTCGTTCCCGGTGGCGTCGAAGCCCTGGTGGACGCCGCGGTCATGGGCGCCGAGGCACTCCCCGCCGTCCGGCCAGGCGGTCGGACGGCGCTGGTGCGCAGCGAGCGGGAACCCGGTACCCCTCCCCCGGACGCACACGGGAACGTGACGGTCCGACACCTGTTCGTGCCGGACTACCGCCATGCCAACGACAAGCCCGACGCCCTGCGCGTCCTCGCGGAGGAAGGCCGGATCTCGCTGAGGGTCGCGCAGGAGTTCCCGGCCGACCGGGCAGCCGAGGCACATCGCCGTTTCGAAGCGGGCGGTGTGCGCGGCAGGCTCGTGCTCACCTTCTGAGAAGGGAATCCACGTATCTCCCCTGGACGCTCGATAAAGTCTCTCGGACTGCTGATGATGGTAGGTACGGGTCGGCTCGTCCTAGGGTCGGGGCATATCCAGCCCGCGCTTTTCGAAAAGGCACCCCTGTGAACTCTGAACAACTTCTGGTCACCCCTTTCTCCGCGCAGTCCACAGCCTCCGAAGTGATCGAAGGGGTCGATCTCACGGGTCGACGCGCGATCGTCACCGGCGGCGCATCCGGCATCGGCACCGAGACCGTCAGGGCTCTCGCCGCGGCCGGAGCGGAGGTCACCATCGCGGCCCGCCGTCCAGAGGTGGCGGAACCGCTTCTCCGTGAGGATGCCGGTGCCGCCGGAACCGGCTCTGTACGGATCGCGCCACTGGATCTCTCCGACCTGGCTTCGGTCAGGGCCTTCGCGCAGGACTGGAGGGGGCCGCTGGATGTGCTCGTGGCGAACGCCGGCATCATGGCCGTCCCTCGGAGAGTGGTCACCGCACAGGGTTGGGAACTCCAGCTGGCCACGAATTTCCTCGGCCACTTCGCTCTCGCCACGGCCCTGCACGGCGCCCTGTCGGAAAGCGGCTCCGCTCGGGTCGTGATGGTCAGCTCCGGAGCGCACCTGAACGCGCCCTTCGACTTCGACGACCCTCACTTCGAGCGGCGTCCGTACGACCCCTGGACTGCCTACGGTCAGTCGAAATCGGCAGAGGTTCTCTTTACCGTGGGCGCTACCAGATGGTCCGGGGAAGGCATCACGGTCAACGCCCTCAATCCCGGCTATATTCTCACCAATCTGCAGCGGCACCTCGACGACGACACCATGCGTTCGTTCGGGGTCATGGATCCCGAAGGCAACCTCACTCCGCTGCCGTACTACAAGACTCCGGCTCAGGGAGCGGCGACCTCCGTGCTGCTCGCGGCGTCACCCCTGCTCGACGGTGTGACCGGCCGCTACTTCGAGGACAACCAGGAAGCGTCCCTCGTGACGAACGACAGCGCCACTCCGGGTGGCGTGGCCGCGCACGCCCTCGACCCGAAGGCGGCTGATCGTCTGTGGCAGTACGCTTCGGACGCGCTTCGGCTCTGATGTGCGCTGCGGGATTCGCGGCCGCGGCGGGCGCGCTTCGCGCCGGTCCGCCGCGGCCGCGACGATGTTGCTCAGCGGTGGTTCCCGGCTCCTACCGGTAGGTCACGGTGATCGGTGCGTGGACGGTGTGCCGTGGAACGTCCACGGTCAGAATCCCGGTGGCGGCGTCCCAGTGGTACGCCTGGGGGGACAGGTGCACCCCCGTGGCGGTGACGCGGGTCGGCCTGCTCGCTCCCATGATCGAAAGGGTCCACCGGCGGTGTTCGACCTGACCGCGGAAGGAGCCCTTCGTGGGGCTGATCGACACCGTGTGACGCCCGCCTGCTTCCTTGTACCGGATCTCCGTGGTCGCACCATGGCCCCCGCCCGTGGCGGTCGCGTCGTCCTCGTAGAGGCTGGAGGACCCCGAGCCGCCCGCGGCGATGGTGAGCGTGACGTCCGTCAGCGCGTTGTGGTCGTCGTGGGCGACGTCGTGCGTCCTGGTGGGCAGCACGCCACCGGCCTTGAGGAACACCGGCATGGTGCCCAGGTCGGTGGTGACTTCCTGGGTGGTCCCGCCGGTGTACGTCTTTCCGGTGAAGTAGTCGGTCCACCGGCCGGGCGGGAACCACACCGAGGTCGTGGTGGACGTCCCGGGAGTCGTGGCGGGGGCGACCAGTACGTCGGGGCCGTAGAAGTACTCGCTGTCGGCGGTCGCGTACGCCTGCTGCTCGTCGGGATACTCCAAGTAGGTGGGCCGGACGATCGGTACGCCGGTCCGGTTCGCCTCCTCGGCGAGCGTGTAGGTGTACGGCACGAGGTTCTCGCGCAGGTTGAGGAACTTCTCCGCCGACTCCTTGGCCGTCGAGCCGTACTGCCAGGGCAGCCGGTCGCTGTGGTTGCTGTGCAGACGGTCGATGGGCTGGAAGGTACCGAACTGGACCCAGCGCGCGTACAGGTCGTCGGGCAGCTTGGAGGTGGTGCGGGTCTGCCCGCCGACGGTGTACCGCTCCGAGCCCGTCAGCCCGGTGGTGTCGTTGTGGCCGCCGATGTCATGCGTGATGGCGGCCATCCCCGTTGCGGCCGACTCGCCCGGGGTGTAGCCCACTTCGAGCTTCAGCGTTCCCCAGGTGGAGGAGGTGTCGCCGGTGAAGTGCACCGTGGTGCGCTTGTCCGCCCAGGGGCCGGTGGGCAGCGCCTGCTGACCGCTGTATCCGCCGGCCTGAAGGGACCCGTAGGCGCGCGAGAGGACGAACCCGCGGCCGTGGGACTTGGCCGTGGCGGTGGCGTACTGCTGGTTGATCCACGCGTCCGGAGTCACTCCCGGCAGCGAGGACTGCGTCGCGTCACAGCACCAGTCGAGCCACCAGAAGTCGTTGCCCTGCTGGTCCATGGTCCGGTGCAGGTCCATGTATGCCTTGAGCTGGTCGGGATCGGCGAAGTCGAAGGTGTAGCAGTCGTGGGTGACGCTGGCGTCCGCGGCACAACCGCCCTTCTGCAGCTTGCCCTTGGCCGTGGCCATGGCCTGGCCGAACTGAGGGTCCGACGCGAGGATGCTCGGGTGGACGTTGAGCGTGTTGTGCAGGCCCTGTGAGGCGGACCAGTCGAAGAAGCCCTTCGGGTCGGGGAACTTGGCGGGGTCGATCTCCCAACCGCTCCAGGAGTTCACGGCTTTGAAGTCGGTGTCCGTGACAAGTACGTCGAGCGGGACGCCCTCGGACCGGAACTTCGGCAGGATCGTGTTCTCGTAGTCCGCAGCGGTGCGGTCGATGTACTCCGAGTACCAGACGCCGTACGCCCAGGCAGGCAGCAGCGCGGGGGGCCCGGTGAGCGTGGCCAGGTCGGTGAGCCCCCGCTTGTAGTCGTGGCCGTAGCCGAAGACGTAGCCGTCCTGGTAGGGCTCACCACCGTGCTCCGGACGTGGGGTGACCTTCTGCGAGGCGATGTCGTACAGCGCCGAGGGAGTGTCGTCCAGCAGGTACCAGCCGTCCTGGTCGAGCAGCCCGGGTGTGGTCACGGGGGCGTCGCCGTTGCCGGTGACGCCGTCCAGGCCGCGGCGGTATCCGCCGAGCGCCAGGTGCGGCGGCGGCGCGGCGGCGGTGGGCGCGGCCACGGAGACGGTGTCCGCGTTCACGTGGCAGCTCGCCGCGTCGGGGCAGCTCAGGGTGATGTCGTTCGCCCCCGCCTTCAACGTGACGGGCACGGAGGCGCTTTGCCACGTGTCCCAGTTCTCCGTTGCCGGGAAGGACAGGGTGCCGGTGGTCCCTCCGGCGGACACGGAGGCGGTGCGCGTGTCGTGCCGACCGTCGGCGCCCACACCGTTGGCGTAGCGGACTCGCAGGGTGTAGGTGCCGGCTGCGGGAACGTCCACCACATGGGTGGTGAGGCTCGAGTCCTGGGTGAGCTCGGCGACGAAGCCGTTGCCGGCGTATCCCTTGTGATCGGTGGCGCCGACCGCGGTGCCGCCGATGCGCCCGGCCTCCGCCTCGCAGCTCACGCCGAACCGGCAGTCCGCGATCGCGGTGCTGGATGCGGGCGGGTAGGCGTCGCCCGGGTGGACCAGGGCGACGCTGTCGATGTTGACATTGCCCGAGTCCGACGCGGTGCGGGTCAGCGTCAATGTGTGGTGTCCCGTGCCGAGTGGGACACGCGCGGGGACGAGATCCCAGGTGTCCCAGTTCGCCGTCGCCGGCAGACTCACCTTCTGCTGGGCGCCGCCGTCCACGGAGAGGGTCAGGGTACGGGTCTCGGACTGGCCGTCCCCGCCGCGGGAGTTGGCGTACCGCAGGTCGAGCTGGTACGTGCCCGCACTCTTGACATCGATGTCAGCGGAGAGTGAGCTGCCGGTGCCTTCGAATCCGGCGGTGAAGCCGCTCCCGGTGTAGCCCTGGTGATCGGACGCGACGGAGACCCCGCTCGACCGAAGGTTCTCGGCCTCGCACAGGGCCTGGAGCGCGCAGGTCAGGTGTTGCCACGGGGTGGCGGTCACCGGGGTGGCGCCGGCCGGCAGTTGGACCGTGAGGTTCTGCGCGTCGAACCGCCCCGAGCCGATTCTGTACCGCAGAGCCATGGCGCTCGTCCTGACGGTGAGCCAGCCGCCGGAGGTCTTGGCGGTGTACGCGGTCGGGGTGAACCCGTCGCGACCGATCGCGTTGAACGTCGGGGCGTCGGTGAACTTCCCGTCACCGGCGTACTCGGTGCGTATCAGGGTCGGTGAGAGGATCTGGAAGCGGGCGTCTCCTGCCGAAACGGTCGGTATCCGGGGGTGACCGTGCGATCCGTCCGCCGATGCCGGACCGGTACCGGTCGCTGTCATGGCGGCGGTGGTGCACAGGACCACGGCAAGACCGGTCCGCCCTCGCAGGGATCTCAGCAGTCGCCTCGCTGACCGGGGTCTCATATGCGGCTCCTTCTCACGTCGTCCAGTTGACTCGTCACCCCGCCCCGGTCGCACTCGGAGTCATCGGAGAACTCCCGAGTCGCCCGGGAGTACGGCCTTGGCGCGGTGTCCCTAAGGATGATTTACATCGTTGGAGAGAACATGCGCGATGAGGCGACAGTCGCTCGAGATGGTCCGAGTTGGGCCCCTGCCGATGACCAACACCGGTCTGAGTAAGGCCTACTGACGGTTCGACACGCGTCCGCCGACGCTCCGGGGAGGGCGTCCATGGGGGATCCTCCCAGGAGACGCGCTTCACCGGCCGCCCGGGCGGCGAGGGCACCGGGCGTCGCGGGCGGGGACGTCGCACAATTCCAGTGCCGTGCCGTCGGCCGGGGGTGCAGACTCGCTCCATGGCGGAGATGCGGGCGTTCCGGGACGCGGTCGGTGTCTGGGCGACCGGCGGTCCCGACGGGCCGGCGGGCGATCTGGCCGTACGACTGGGGATACGGACGGCCGTGCTGCTGGAAGGCCTGAGTGACCTCGCGGCCGTGGAGGCGCTGGCCGCCCGGTGTGGCCGGGACCTGGCCGCCGAGGGGGTGTGCGTCGTACCGATGGGCGGGGCGATGAGCGTCGGCCGCTACGCCGGCCTCCTCGGACCGCCCGGCCTCGGTCTGCGTCTGACCGGGCTGTGCGACGAGGGCGAGCGGGGCTTCTACGAACGCGGCCTGGAGCGGGCACGGGCGCCGTACGGGGGCTTCTTCGTGTGCGTTTCGGATCTGGAGGACGAACTCATCCGCGCGCTGGGCACAGCAAGGGTCGAGGAGATCATCCAGGCCGAGGGCGACCTCCGTGCCTGGCGGACCTTTCTGCGCCAGCCCGCACACCACGGTCGGCCCCGGCCACAGCAGTTGCGGCGCTTCCTCGGCACGAAGCGAGGCCGCAAGATCCGCTACGGCCGCCTCCTCGTCGAGGCCCTCGACCCCCACCGGATACCGACCCCGCTCGACGGCCTCCTCACGAGCCTGTGAACCGGTGGACGAGGTGGGCCGCGGTGACGACCCTGCTGGAGCGCGGGCCGTCGGTGAGTTGACCGGATGACGCCGTCCGGTCGGGCTCCGTCCCGCACGCCGACGCCTGTCCCGGTGTCCGTCGCACGGAGGGGAACCCGGCAACCCCGTAGTACGGTCACGCACGACGGCGGGCGCGGGAAGAGGAATCCATGAACCAGAACTCAGGTGAAGCCGTACATCTCGAGGACGCGGTGCTCACGCGCGCGGCACAGGCGGGTGAGGTCAGCGCCCTGGGGCTGCTGCTGGAACGGCACCGGGCGGGTATGCGCGCGGTGGCGCTGAGCATCCTCGGGCCGGGGCCCGACGTCGATGACGTGGTCCAGGACGCGGCCGTGACCGCGCTGCGCCGCGTGCGGGACGTCCGCGACCCGGCGGCCGTGGGCGCCTGGCTACGGATGATCGTGCGCAACGCCAGCCGGTCCCTGTTGCGCGCCTCCGTTCCCTCCCTGCCGATCGACGATCTGCAGGTGCCCTCCACGGACACCGCTCCGGAACGCTGGCTGGAGCACCACACGATGCGCAACTGGATCTGGGAGGCCGTGGAGGAGCTCTCTCCCACGCTGCGCCTGCCCCTGATCCTGCGCCACTTCAGCACCACCGTCACCTCCTACGAGCGGATAGCCGACGCCTGCGGGGTCCCGGTCGGCACGGTCCGCAGCCGGCTCAGCCAAGGACGGGCCAGGCTCGCGACCGCTCTCGCAGCCACGGCGGACGCCCCGCACGGCGACACCGCACAGCGCGTCCGCGCCAGCCGTGCCGAGGCACACGAGACACTGGCCGCCGCCGAGAGCGGACGCTTCGGCGCGCTGATGACGGAGCGCTGGTCGCCCGAGATCGCCCTGCTCAGGGGGAACGAGCCGGTGGGCGGCAGGAACGTCCTGGCACGCGGCATGGACGGTGATCTGGAGGCCGGTGTACGCCAGCGCCTCGTCCACACCGTGGCCGGCCGCTCCCTCGTCGTCTGGGAGATGGACCTCCTCAACCCCGCGGACAACCCCGAACACTGCCCGCCCTCGGTGGCCTGGCTGATGACCCTGGACGACGCCGGTCGTCCGCACCGGCTGCGCCTCCTGCACCCCAGGCCGGTGCGGGCCCTCCAGTCGCTCGCCCCGATGTGACGGGCATCACGTGCCCCGGATCGAACTTCGTCCTCTCCCCCGCGTCCTGCCGGTGTCATCGACACCTGCCGGACACGGAGACCCCATGACCACCTTCGAGACGAACCCCCTGGCCGCCGGAACCCACACCGTCGAGATCGACGGAGTCGCACAGCGCTATCACGTCCACGGCACTGGGCCGGTGTGCGTCGCGCATTCCGGCGGACCGGGCATCGACTGGGCGTACCTGCGCACGCCCGCGCTGGAGCGGCACCTGACGATGGTGTACCCCGAGCCGATCGGGAGCGGCGCCTCCGGCCGTCTGCCCTCCCACCCCCACGGCTACACCCGGGCCCGCTACAGCCGGTTCCTCGGCGCGCTGATCGAACACCTCGGCGCCCCCGAGGTGCACCTCCTGGGTCACTCGCACGGCGGCTTCGTCGTCCAGTACCACGCCCTGCACCACCCTGAGCGCGTCGCCGGGGTGATCCTCTACGAGAGCGCACCACTGACCGGGCCCGAACACGGCGCCGAGGCCATGCGCCTGGTGCGGCTGTTCGCGGCACGCCACGCCGGCCATCCCGGGCTCCCCGAGGTCCTGGCGTCTTTCCAGGCCGTCCCCACCATCTCCGACGACGTACGGATGACCGCGGTCGCCAAGGGGCTGCTGCCCTCTTACTTCGCCGACTACTGGGGCCGGGAGGAGGAGTTCGCCCCCTTCCGCGCCTCGGTGCGGGCCGCCCACATCTCGGGGCTGGACGCGAACCTCTCCCCCGACGTCATCGACGACCGTGAGGACCTCGGCTCGTTCTCCGTGCCGGCTCTCGTCGTCGTCGGCCGGCATGACGTCATCTGCGGGGTGCGGTGGGCGGAGGAACTGCACCGACTGATTCCCGGATCGGACCTGCTGATCCTGGAGAACAGCGGGCACTTCGGTCACCTCGAGGAACCGGAGGCCTTCGCCCGGGCGGTGACCCGGTTCGTGACCGCCGCAGCGCCCAGCAGGGCCTGACGATCCCGTCGGCCCCGCCCGTCGCACACCTGAAGGCCTGTTGAAGGCGAAACGTCCTGTCGTCCTGGCCGGCCGGCCAGGACGGCGGCGCGGGCGCGGTGCGCACTTGTTGCGGGTCCGCAGCACGGGTTGCGGGTGCGCACCGCGCCAGGCCGACCTTGCGCCGGCCATCCGGACCGGACCACGGTCCCCTCAAAAAAATGCTTCCCGGTCAGCTCGGCGATGTCGAGAATCCGTGACCTGCTCCGTCCCTGCATCGAACGCGTCCACAATGGGTCGCACCAGCACCGAGGAGAACCACGATGGCCAAGTACCTGCTGCTCAAGCACTACCGCGGCGCCCCCGCTCCGGCCAACGACGTGCCCATGGACCAGTGGACGCCTGAGGAGATCTCGGCCCACGTGCAGTACATGCGCGACTTCGCGGACCGTCTCGAGGAGACCGGCGAATTCGTCGACAGCCAGGCGCTCTCCCCCGAGGGGACCTTCGTCCGGTACGACGGCGAGGGTCGGCCGCCGGTCACCGACGGCCCCTTCGCCGAGACCAAGGACCTCATCGCCGGCTGGATGGTGATCGACGTCGACACCTACGAGCGCGCCGTCGAGCTGGCCGGCGAACTGTCGGCCGCCCCCGGGGCGGGCGGCAAGCCGATCCACGAGTGGCTCGAGCTGCGTCCGTTCCTGGGCGTGCACCCCACCGTCACCGAATGAGCTCTCCGGTGGACGAGGTTCTGCTCCGTAGCCTCACGCCCAGCGTGCTCGGGATCCTCGTCCGCCGCGGAGCCGACTTCGCGGCGGCCGAGGACGCCGTGCAGGACGCGCTGGTCGAGGCGGTCCGGGTCTGGCCGGACACCCCGCCCCGGGATCCGAAGGGCTGGCTGGTCACCGTGGCCTGGCGCCGGTTCCTCGACGCGACCCGGGCGGACGCCGCCCGCCGCCGGCGCGAGGAGTCCGTCGACAGGGAGCCGGCGCCCGGTCCCGCGCCCGCGGCGGACGACACGCTCCAGCTCTACTTCCTGTGCGCGCACCCGTCGCTGACGCCGTCGTCCGCGGTCGCGCTCACGCTGCGCGCCGTGGGCGGGCTGACCACCCGCCAGATCGCCCAGGCCTACCTCGTGCCCGAGGCGACCATGGCACAGCGCATCAGCCGGGCCAAGCGCACCGTCTCCGGCGCCGGGGTATCCCCAACTCGAGCGAAGACGAGGGCTGGGGGAAGGTTCGACCGGCCCGGCGACGTCGCCACCGTGCTGCGGGTCCTCTATCTGGTCTTCAACGAGGGCTACTCGGGCGACGTCGACCTCGCCGCCGAGGCCATCCGGCTCACCCGGCAGCTCGCGGCCGCGATCGACCACCCCGAGGTGGCTGGGCTGCTCGCCCTCATGCTGCTGCACCACGCCCGGCGCGCCGCCCGGACCGCGCCCGACGGCAGTCTCGTGCCGCTCGCCGAGCAGGACCGCGGCCGGTGGGACACCGAGTCGATCTCCGAGGGTGTCGCGATCCTCCAGGCTGCCCTCGCCCGCGACCGGCTGGGCGAGTTCCAGACCCAGGCGGCCATCGCGGCACTCCACGCCGACGCGCCCACCGCCGAGGGGACCGACTGGGTGCAGATCGTCGAGTGGTACGACGAACTCGCGCGCCTGACCGACAGCCCGGTCGTCCGGCTCAACCGAGCGGTGGCCGTCGGCGAGGCCGACGGACCGCGCGCCGGTCTGGCGGCACTCAAGGCGCTGGACGACTCGCTGCCCCGCCACACCGCGGCGGCGGCCTACCTCCACGAGCGTGTCGGCGA
This window encodes:
- a CDS encoding zinc-binding dehydrogenase, whose amino-acid sequence is MNGLTARRALDLLGLVPGDWIAVTGAAGAVGGYVVQPAKADGLRVVADAAPADEKLVRSLGADRIVPRGAGIAGRVREVVPGGVEALVDAAVMGAEALPAVRPGGRTALVRSEREPGTPPPDAHGNVTVRHLFVPDYRHANDKPDALRVLAEEGRISLRVAQEFPADRAAEAHRRFEAGGVRGRLVLTF
- a CDS encoding TOPRIM nucleotidyl transferase/hydrolase domain-containing protein — encoded protein: MAEMRAFRDAVGVWATGGPDGPAGDLAVRLGIRTAVLLEGLSDLAAVEALAARCGRDLAAEGVCVVPMGGAMSVGRYAGLLGPPGLGLRLTGLCDEGERGFYERGLERARAPYGGFFVCVSDLEDELIRALGTARVEEIIQAEGDLRAWRTFLRQPAHHGRPRPQQLRRFLGTKRGRKIRYGRLLVEALDPHRIPTPLDGLLTSL
- a CDS encoding alpha/beta fold hydrolase translates to MTTFETNPLAAGTHTVEIDGVAQRYHVHGTGPVCVAHSGGPGIDWAYLRTPALERHLTMVYPEPIGSGASGRLPSHPHGYTRARYSRFLGALIEHLGAPEVHLLGHSHGGFVVQYHALHHPERVAGVILYESAPLTGPEHGAEAMRLVRLFAARHAGHPGLPEVLASFQAVPTISDDVRMTAVAKGLLPSYFADYWGREEEFAPFRASVRAAHISGLDANLSPDVIDDREDLGSFSVPALVVVGRHDVICGVRWAEELHRLIPGSDLLILENSGHFGHLEEPEAFARAVTRFVTAAAPSRA
- a CDS encoding YciI family protein, whose translation is MAKYLLLKHYRGAPAPANDVPMDQWTPEEISAHVQYMRDFADRLEETGEFVDSQALSPEGTFVRYDGEGRPPVTDGPFAETKDLIAGWMVIDVDTYERAVELAGELSAAPGAGGKPIHEWLELRPFLGVHPTVTE
- a CDS encoding SDR family NAD(P)-dependent oxidoreductase, yielding MNSEQLLVTPFSAQSTASEVIEGVDLTGRRAIVTGGASGIGTETVRALAAAGAEVTIAARRPEVAEPLLREDAGAAGTGSVRIAPLDLSDLASVRAFAQDWRGPLDVLVANAGIMAVPRRVVTAQGWELQLATNFLGHFALATALHGALSESGSARVVMVSSGAHLNAPFDFDDPHFERRPYDPWTAYGQSKSAEVLFTVGATRWSGEGITVNALNPGYILTNLQRHLDDDTMRSFGVMDPEGNLTPLPYYKTPAQGAATSVLLAASPLLDGVTGRYFEDNQEASLVTNDSATPGGVAAHALDPKAADRLWQYASDALRL
- a CDS encoding RNA polymerase sigma factor, translated to MDEVLLRSLTPSVLGILVRRGADFAAAEDAVQDALVEAVRVWPDTPPRDPKGWLVTVAWRRFLDATRADAARRRREESVDREPAPGPAPAADDTLQLYFLCAHPSLTPSSAVALTLRAVGGLTTRQIAQAYLVPEATMAQRISRAKRTVSGAGVSPTRAKTRAGGRFDRPGDVATVLRVLYLVFNEGYSGDVDLAAEAIRLTRQLAAAIDHPEVAGLLALMLLHHARRAARTAPDGSLVPLAEQDRGRWDTESISEGVAILQAALARDRLGEFQTQAAIAALHADAPTAEGTDWVQIVEWYDELARLTDSPVVRLNRAVAVGEADGPRAGLAALKALDDSLPRHTAAAAYLHERVGDLATAARLYAEAARKAPDLAERDHLTRQAARLNARGRR
- a CDS encoding RNA polymerase sigma factor, coding for MNQNSGEAVHLEDAVLTRAAQAGEVSALGLLLERHRAGMRAVALSILGPGPDVDDVVQDAAVTALRRVRDVRDPAAVGAWLRMIVRNASRSLLRASVPSLPIDDLQVPSTDTAPERWLEHHTMRNWIWEAVEELSPTLRLPLILRHFSTTVTSYERIADACGVPVGTVRSRLSQGRARLATALAATADAPHGDTAQRVRASRAEAHETLAAAESGRFGALMTERWSPEIALLRGNEPVGGRNVLARGMDGDLEAGVRQRLVHTVAGRSLVVWEMDLLNPADNPEHCPPSVAWLMTLDDAGRPHRLRLLHPRPVRALQSLAPM
- a CDS encoding TIM-barrel domain-containing protein, giving the protein MTATGTGPASADGSHGHPRIPTVSAGDARFQILSPTLIRTEYAGDGKFTDAPTFNAIGRDGFTPTAYTAKTSGGWLTVRTSAMALRYRIGSGRFDAQNLTVQLPAGATPVTATPWQHLTCALQALCEAENLRSSGVSVASDHQGYTGSGFTAGFEGTGSSLSADIDVKSAGTYQLDLRYANSRGGDGQSETRTLTLSVDGGAQQKVSLPATANWDTWDLVPARVPLGTGHHTLTLTRTASDSGNVNIDSVALVHPGDAYPPASSTAIADCRFGVSCEAEAGRIGGTAVGATDHKGYAGNGFVAELTQDSSLTTHVVDVPAAGTYTLRVRYANGVGADGRHDTRTASVSAGGTTGTLSFPATENWDTWQSASVPVTLKAGANDITLSCPDAASCHVNADTVSVAAPTAAAPPPHLALGGYRRGLDGVTGNGDAPVTTPGLLDQDGWYLLDDTPSALYDIASQKVTPRPEHGGEPYQDGYVFGYGHDYKRGLTDLATLTGPPALLPAWAYGVWYSEYIDRTAADYENTILPKFRSEGVPLDVLVTDTDFKAVNSWSGWEIDPAKFPDPKGFFDWSASQGLHNTLNVHPSILASDPQFGQAMATAKGKLQKGGCAADASVTHDCYTFDFADPDQLKAYMDLHRTMDQQGNDFWWLDWCCDATQSSLPGVTPDAWINQQYATATAKSHGRGFVLSRAYGSLQAGGYSGQQALPTGPWADKRTTVHFTGDTSSTWGTLKLEVGYTPGESAATGMAAITHDIGGHNDTTGLTGSERYTVGGQTRTTSKLPDDLYARWVQFGTFQPIDRLHSNHSDRLPWQYGSTAKESAEKFLNLRENLVPYTYTLAEEANRTGVPIVRPTYLEYPDEQQAYATADSEYFYGPDVLVAPATTPGTSTTTSVWFPPGRWTDYFTGKTYTGGTTQEVTTDLGTMPVFLKAGGVLPTRTHDVAHDDHNALTDVTLTIAAGGSGSSSLYEDDATATGGGHGATTEIRYKEAGGRHTVSISPTKGSFRGQVEHRRWTLSIMGASRPTRVTATGVHLSPQAYHWDAATGILTVDVPRHTVHAPITVTYR